One Fusarium musae strain F31 chromosome 6, whole genome shotgun sequence DNA segment encodes these proteins:
- a CDS encoding hypothetical protein (EggNog:ENOG41), with protein sequence MFLYPVLFLNYPVFDLVVIGPPLVTTHSVIVNLILLTGLPFLLTYVPSLLDDNEKSAPGTPSAPPSAPSTPRSRSRSHVRPIAIDLPQIRRFTSAPARTPPEPLSARGDLPGGYFPLHEDPNSRVHRPHPFQHHPDTRMSRLISESGPIYADSPTSHPAQSAVMSHSNTPVASYLAPGFHDQPVPMGKYYPSNYERKYGAQSVRPPLSGSVSSNVGSDSSAIPHASGQAKLDSELRRKLLQYKRDMVTQTSMAANEFIGSSAKSGDKPGLSLNDLPFRDCRFATPGYQKPLSPRLLPISSPGPITPMELEKATAGGDYMSR encoded by the exons ATGTTCTTATATCCTGTGCTATTCCTCAATTATCCTGTTTTCGATCTTGTTGTCATCGGCCCTCCCTTGGTCACTACGCATTCGGTCATCGTAAACCTTATTCTTCTTACTGGTCTTCCCTTTTTACTTACATATGTCCCCTCTCTATTAGACGATAACGAGAAGTCTGCTCCTGGCACTCCATCAGCTCCTCCATCTGCCCCCTCAACCCCGcgcagccgcagccgcaGCCACGTTCGACCTATAGCTATCGATCTACCTCAAATCAGACGTTTCACTTCTGCTCCCGCGCGCACGCCTCCCGAACCCTTATCAGCAAGAGGTGACCTTCCTGG AGGTTACTTCCCACTTCACGAGGATCCCAACAGTCGTGTCCATCGGCCACACCCTTTCCAGCATCATCCCGACACTCGCATGAGTCGTCTCATCTCTGAATCTGGACCAATCTATGCCGACTCTCCCACTTCTCATCCAGCTCAAAGTGCAGTCATGTCTCACTCAAACACTCCCGTCGCCTCTTACCTTGCTCCAGGCTTCCACGACCAGCCTGTCCCCATGGGCAAATACTACCCATCTAACTACGAAAGGAAATATGGTGCCCAATCAGTTCGACCTCCCTTGTCTGGAAGCGTATCCTCCAATGTTGGATCCGATTCCAGTGCAATCCCCCATGCAAGTGGCCAGGCGAAACTCGACAGCGAGCTTCGTCGCAAATTGCTCCAGTATAAGCGCGATATGGTTACACAAACAAGTATGGCTGCAAATGAATTCATTGGTAGCTCGGCCAAGTCTGGCGACAAGCCTGGATTGTCACTCAATGACCTCCCCTTCCGGGACTGTCGCTTTGCTACTCCCGGCTATCAGAAGCCCTTATCCCCCCGACTTCTTCCCATATCAAGTCCCGGTCCTATCACCCCCATGGAGCTTGAAAAAGCCACCGCTGGTGGTGACTACATGAGTcgctaa